In the Colletotrichum higginsianum IMI 349063 chromosome 7 map unlocalized unitig_7, whole genome shotgun sequence genome, one interval contains:
- a CDS encoding Xanthan lyase: MSPPEEYDIVVYGSTSGAVATAIQAARLGRSVSLISPQEHIGGIQVNGLGATDIDNQAEFQNSTAVGGLNLELHQRISAHYGRLDRLNEVVKKRLKVPEVWRFEARVAERIIREWLDEHRSIAIIKSRLSEPGAVRRDGNTIKTVQLENGLTIAGKTFVEASYEGDILAAASLSWTRGREPIATYSESLAGVRAETVFCQIDVDMDPYTRSGDPSSGLLYGISDEPFGTPGDGDLHLQSYSYRMPLTDNPANRVPFTKPEGYDPAHYELHRRFIQAGGEMYAPKKRLPGEKTDLIGSEGALSTDLVGMNDEWPVASHEQRARILEDTARFTKGFFWFLVTDEAVPKRYREEWLRFGYCRDEFPENGHFPRELYVRDARRMISDYVVTQAAASEGGAPQVPDPVAVAYWPPDMHSVRRVLRDGRVRNEGFIFKDRHRWRPFGIAYRALVPRRAEAVNFITPTCPSSSHVGYGAIRLEHQFYALGQACANACDVAIENGYAMQDVPYESLKDRLLEQGVVLDAAAVGVPSFGNM, from the exons ATGTCGCCGCCTGAGGAATACGACATCGTCGTCTACGGCTCGACCTCCGGCGCCGTTGCGACAGCTATCCAAGCTGCGCGGCTAGGCCGCTCGGTGAGCCTGATCTCCCCGCAAGAACACATCG GTGGCATCCAGGTGAACGGACTCGGCGCCACCGATATTGACAACCAGGCCGAGTTCCAGAACAGCACTGCGGTGGGCGGTCTAAATCTCGAGCTTCATCAGAGAATCAGCGCGCACTACGGCCGTCTGGACCGGTTGAACGAGGTCGTGAAGAAGAGGCTCAAGGTCCCCGAAGTCTGGCGGTTTGAGGCGAGGGTTGCCGAGCGGATCATTAGGGAATGGCTGGATGAGCATCGCTCGATTGCCATCATCAAG TCTCGGCTGAGCGAACCCGGCGCTGTCCGAAGGGATGGCAATACGATCAAGACCGTCCAGCTGGAAAACGGTCTAACCATTGCTGGGAAG ACATTCGTGGAAGCCTCCTATGAAGGCGACATTTTGGCGGCCGCCTCGCTTTCCTGGACGCGCGGCCGCGAACCAATAGCCACGTATTCCGAGTCCCTCGCTGGCGTCCGCGCCGAGACGGTCTTCTGCCAAAtcgacgtcgacatggaTCCATACACGCGCTCGGGCGACCCCTCGAGCGGTCTACTGTACGGCATCTCCGACGAGCCCTTCGGAAcccccggcgacggcgacttGCACCTCCAGTCCTACTCGTATCGTATGCCTCTCACCGACAATCCCGCGAATCGGGTGCCGTTCACCAAGCCAGAAGGATACGACCCGGCACACTACGAGCTCCATCGGCGGTTCATccaagccggcggcgagatgTACGCACCGAAGAAGAGGCTACCCGGGGAGAAGACGGACCTGATCGGGTCCGAAGGAGCCCTCTCGACCGACTTGGTGGGCATGAACGACGAGTGGCCCGTCGCGTCGCACGAGCAGCGGGCCCGCATCCTGGAGGACACGGCTCGGTTCACAAAGGGGTTCTTTTGGTTTCTCGTAACAGACGAAGCAGTTCCC AAACGTTACCGGGAAGAGTGGTTGCGGTTCGGCTACTGCCGTGACGAGTTCCCCGAAAACGGACATTTCCCCCGCGAGCTCTACGTGCGCGACGCTCGGCGCATGATCTCGGACTACGTCGTCACGCAAGCGGCCGCAtccgagggcggcgcgccTCAGGTCCCGGACCCCGTGGCCGTGGCGTACTGGCCGCCGGACATGCACAGCGTCCGCCGCGTTCTTCGGGACGGGCGGGTGCGCAACGAGGGCTTCATCTTCAAGGACCGCCACCGGTGGCGGCCCTTCGGGATCGCATACAGAGCGCTGGTACCCAGACGTGCCGAGGCGGTCAACTTCATTACCCCGACGTGCCCGAGCTCTTCTCACGTCGGCTATG GGGCTATACGACTGGAACATCAGTTCTATGCTTTGGGACAGGCGTGTGCCAACGCATGTGATGTAGCCATCGAGAATGGGTACGCGATGCAGGATGTGCCTTACGAATCTCTCAAGGACAGACTGCTAGAGCAGGGAGTTGTGTTGGATGCAGCCGCTGTCGGGGTCCCCTCTTTCGGCAACATGTAG
- a CDS encoding TAM domain methyltransferase, translated as MSELVARVSSNNTPAPPESNPPAQPTLDEGGDDAGDYPQRADDESALGSVTWKQYLTPNDERELDRLDLEHNMFLRTFGNRLGTAPPNEEKSNEGRVLDAGTGTGIWAIDFGDEHPDAEVIGVDLLAIWPDYMPMNVRFEIDDLEGPWVFSQPFNYIHSQTCRRGLPIRPVTSRSAMIDKVSNLAPGGYLEMNEVDLFPQSDDGTIKDDSAILESTRLLHECSTIFGRSPLKLEDRTKTMTNAHYKEWGAWCHDDLVARWEGVCMALFTRALKWPKEEVIVFKADVRKEFVNKQIHPYFSVWSVYGRKPSTPKSPAVA; from the exons ATGTCCGAACTTGTAGCTCGTGTTTCTTCGAACAACACACCGGCTCCTCCGGAGTCGAATCCACCAGCTCAGCCGACTCttgacgaaggcggcgacgatgccggtgATTATCCCCAAAGAG CTGACGACGAGTCGGCACTTGGAAGCGTAACTTGGAAGC AATACCTCACTCCCAACGATGAACGCGAGCTAGATCGACTCG ATTTGGAGCACAACATGTTCCTCCGAACTTTTGGCAACCGGCTTGGAACTGCCCCGCCAAACGAAGAGAAATCGAACGAAGGACGCGTTCTTGATGCCGGTACAGGCACTGGCATCTGGGCAATTGATTTTGGCGATGAACACCCTGACGCCGAG GTTATCGGCGTCGATCTTCTTGCTATTTGGCCAGATTA TATGCCTATGAACGTGAGGTTTGAGATCGATGACCTCGAGGGGCCGTGGGTCTTTTCTCAGCCCTTCAACTACATACACAGTCAAACATGCAGGCGGGGATTACCAATTAGGCCAGTTACATCAAGAAGTGCCATGA TTGACAAAGTCAGCAACCTTGCTCCTGGTGGGTATCTTGAGATGAACGAGGTCGACCTCTTCCCGCAGTCAGACGACGGGACTATCAAAGACGACTCTGCAATCTTGGAGTCGACTCGGTTGCTCCATGAATGTTCAACTATCTTTGGACGCTCGCCTCTGAAGCTGGAGGACCGGACTAAAACCATGACCA ATGCGCACTACAAGGAGTGGGGTGCATGGTGCCATGATGACCTCGTAGCTCGATGGGAGGGTGTTTGCATGGCACTTTTCACCAGAGCGCTGAAATGGCCCAAAGAGGAGGTCATTGTATTCAAGGCTGATGTGCGCAAGGAGTTTGTCAACAAGCAGATCCATCCATACTTCTCAGT ATGGTCGGTCTACGGCAGGAAGCCCAGTACGCCAAAATCGCCTGCTGTCGCTTGA
- a CDS encoding Alcohol dehydrogenase: MNPNDIPTLQKAVLIENPGLDARVVVREDVPVGTPGPYEVLVQLSFTGVCGSEVRALHGWGSYDPIVGHEGIGSVVKLGDHVPESLLGRKVGVKWLYRACGECSVCVRGFSNNCPKQLNTGKQRPGTLQQYVVADSRYLTPIPRGISDEEAAPLLCAGLTMMGAVSMLDNDLSCRDWVVIQGAGGGLGHLGVQIASRIRGLRVIAVDTGHEKRTFTEILGAEAYIDYIADDVERAVMDLTGEGAHAVIVVPGSEDAYRIAPKLVRSMGTVVCVGLPHNDFQLPISVTQCAIKALTIKGAMVGTEEQMAELLQAASKGIVRAVVEPFKFSDVPDIIDRLVREQILGRAVVRCL; the protein is encoded by the exons ATGAATCCCAATGACATCCCTACACTGCAGAAAGCAGTCCTGATCGAGAATCCGGGCCTCGATGCAAGGGTCGTGGTCCGCGAAGATGTACCTGTTGGAACTCCCGGCCCGTACGAAGTACTTGTTCAACTGAGCTTCACGGGGGTTTG TGGATCAGAAGTCCGGGCTCTCCATGGTTGGGGCTCGTACGACCCGATCGTGGGCCATGAAGGTATCGGCAGTGTCGTCAAACTCGGCGATCACGTCCCCGAGTCTCTTTTGGGACGAAAGGTCGGAGTAAAATGGCTGTACAGGGCCTGCGGCGAATGCTCTGTCTGCGTCCGCGGGTTCTCCAACAATTGCCCGAAGCAGTTGAACACGGGCAAACAACGCCCGGGAACGCTGCAGCAGTACGTCGTTGCCGATTCACGGTATCTGACCCCGATACCGCGGGGCATCAGCGACGAAGAGGCGGCACCGTTGCTTTGCGCGGGTCTCACCATGATGGGCGCAGTCTCGATGCTGGACAACGACCTGTCTTGCCGTGATTGGGTCGTCATCCAAGGCGCGGGAGGAGGGCTCGGCCATCTTGGTGTGCAAATCGCGTCCAGGATAAGAGGGCTTCGCGTCATTGCGGTGGATACTGGGCATGAGAAGCGAACGTTCACGGAGATCCTTGGAGCAGAGGCCTACATCGACTACATAGCTGATGATGTGGAGAGAGCGGTTATGGACTTGACTGGGGAGGGAGCTCACGCCGTTATTGTCGTCCCCGGGTCTGAGGACGCCTATCGAATTGCCCCCAAGCTGGTGAGGTCCATGGGCACGGTTGTTTGCGTCGGCTTGCCACACAACGATTTCCAACTCCCGATATCAGTCACTCAATGCGCCATCAAAG CTTTGACTATCAAAGGCGCCATGGTGGGCACGGAGGAGCAAATGGCCGAGTTGCTTCAAGCAGCGAGTAAAGGAATCGTCCGGGCAGTCGTGGAACCGTTCAAGTTCTCTGATGTCCCAGATATCATAGATCGGCTTGTGAGAGAGCAGATACTTGGGAGGGCCGTCGTCCGCTGTCTCTGA
- a CDS encoding S1/P1 Nuclease has translation MKLSSTVALLGASLPGVLAWGSLGHIATAYLASHFVANTTENFFQELLRNDTEHYLAGVATWADTIRYTRWGHFTGPFHFIDAHDSPPEYCGVDLERDCKAQGCVVTALANYTARSLDPELSGWERNQAARFVVHFIGDIHQPLHNEDVARGGNGIHVKWHGTDFNLHHVWDSSIAEKLIGGSRRRPYDNAKRWADELAEEIKTGRFAEQREEWLKSLDFDNVNATGLQWAREGNAFVCTHVFPEGPRAIAGQELGGEYFEKAAPVIELQVARAGVRMAAWLDLIAVAYQDQARKASVAMEEL, from the exons ATGAAGCTATCAAGCACCGTCGCGCTGCTCGGTGCATCTTTGCCCGGAGTCCTCGCGTGGGGAA GTCTGGGACACATCGCGACGGCGTACCTGGCCAGCCACTTCGTCGCAAACACGACCGAGAATTTCTTCCAAGAACTCTTGCGTAACGACACCGAGCACTAcctggccggcgtcgcgACCTGGGCCGACACGATCCGGTACACGAGATGGGGCCACTTCACGGGACCATTCCACTTCATCGACGCCCACGACAGCCCGCCCGAGTACTGTGGTGTTGATCTCGAACGGGACTGCAAGGCCCAGGGCTGTGTTGTGACGGCCCTCGCCAACTACACCGCGCGGTCGCTGGACCCCGAGCTGAGCGGCTGGGAGCGCAACCAGGCCGCGAGGTTCGTCGTGCACTTCATCGGCGATATCCACCAGCCTCTTCACAACGAGGACGTGGCCCGAGGTGGAAACGGAATCCACGTGAAGTGGCACGGCACCGACTTCAATCTGCACCACGTCTGGGACAGCTCCATCGCCGAAAAGTTGATTGGGGGCTCCCGCCGGAGGCCGTACGACAACGCGAAGCGGTGGGcggacgagctggccgaggagatTAAGACGGGAAGGTTTGCCGAGCAAAGAGAGGAGTGGCTGAAGAGCCTGGACTTCGACAATGTCAACGCAACCGGGCTGCAGTGGGCGAGAGAGGGCAACGCCTTCGTGTGTACGCACG TGTTTCCCGAGGGGCCGCGTGCGATCGCCGGAcaggagctcggcggcgagtaTTTTGAGAAGGCAGCGCCGGTGATTGAGCTCCAGGTGGCCCGCGCAGGCGTAAGGATGGCCGCTTGGCTGGATCTGATTGCCGTCGCGTACCAAGATCAAGCGAGAAAGGCCAGTGTGGCCATGGAAGAGTTATGA
- a CDS encoding Vacuolar membrane pq loop repeat protein gives MASFAVTAYAALSHTPKAEEALSGIFGSISLTAWICLLLPQLLANYKAQSADGLSMGFLIIWLIGDATNLLGALFTHLAPTAVALATYFCFADLILIGQCVYYNTKNARRASRRRSSVAPAEATEDEPLLPSPRRRSSSAAGLPGSHRRQGLHEESSLDPLRKMVTGEDDTPDSNPWLHNTLSIFAVYLVGAAGWFVSYKAGAWDSPDADLGAPGQAAGTLEKVGLFLGYVSAVCYLTARIPQIVKNYREKSCEGLALLFFLLSLTGNLTYGASLVAFKQDKAYLLNALPWLLGSLGTIAEDFVIFAQFHMYAPRREAKLDDQA, from the exons ATGGCTTCATTTGCCGTCACGGCTTACGCCGCCTTATCGCACACGcccaaggccgaggaagctCTGTCGGGAATCTTTGGCAGCATCAGCTTGACCGCGTGGATATGCCTCCTC CTGCCGCAGCTCCTCGCCAATTACAAGGCACAGAGCGCTGACGGCCTGTCTATGGGCTTCCTGATCATCTGGCTGATCGGCGACGCGACGAACCTCCTAG GCGCCCTCTTCACGCACCTTGCACCGACAGCAGTCGCCCTCGCGACCTATTTCTGCTTCGCAGACCTCATTCTCATTGGCCAGTGCGTCTATTACAACACCAAGAATGCCCGTCGCGCGTCACGCCGCCGCTCCTCCGTCGCCCCGGCGGAAGCCACCGAAGACGAGCCCCTCCTCCCGTccccgcgccgccgcagctCCTCTGCCGCCGGCCTCCCCGGCTCGCATCGTCGCCAGGGCCTGCACGAGGAGAGCTCGCTCGACCCGCTGCGCAAGATGGTCacgggcgaggacgacaccCCGGACAGCAACCCGTGGCTGCACAACACACTGAGCATCTTTGCCGTGTACCTCGTCGGTGCGGCCGGGTGGTTCGTCTCGTACAAGGCGGGCGCGTGGGACTCACCGGATGCGGACCTCGGCGCGCCTGGACAGGCGGCCGGCACGCTGGAGAAGGTGGGCTTGTTCCTGGGCTATGTCAGTGCCGTGTGCTATCTCACGGCACGGATCCCGCAGATTGTGAAGAACTACCGGGAGAAGTCTTGTGAAG GCCTCGcgctgctcttcttcctcctctcacTCACCGGAAACCTCACCTATGGCGCTAGTCTGGTCGCCTTCAAGCAGGACAAGGCCTATCTCCTCAACGCGCTTCCATGGCTGCTCGGATCCCTGGGTACGATAGCTGAGGATTTCGTCATCTTTGCGCAATTCCACATGTACGCGCCGCGTCGCGAGGCGAAGCTGGACGACCAGGCGTAA
- a CDS encoding Secreted protein, with translation MKVSLALLTTLCASLAAAGVVITPVRPNQIIPPDQKVSGDCFFGVVTPQGCATPSRPDGEKMAPQ, from the exons atgaaggtCTCACTTGCCCTTTTGACGACGCTGTGCGCgtctctcgccgccgccggcgttgtGATCACCCCCGTCCGCCCAAATCAAATCATCCCGCCAGACCAGAAGGTATCCGGGGACTGcttcttcggcgtcgtcacgCCCCAGGGCTGCGC AACTCCCTCCCGGCCAGACGGCGAAAAAATGGCCCCGCAGTAA
- a CDS encoding Ribosomal protein s17, with protein MQIQKLVAALAGVAVVAEASVAFLDSPLSAALAKRQQRGGNNNNNNNNNNNNNGGNNNNNNNLCLQQNAVQEGSAQAGQPNAEQANSATDQANFINFCSGETLTNGEQKTGGSCNGIPMGKIPSQNRMVSTIIQNPPHNGNIEANQDFDVELNVQNLQAGSFTDAQSTYYSAPQDLNGGGQIIGHVHVTVQDMGGSLTPNQPLDASKFVFFKGINDDGDGNGNLKATVTGGLPAGNYRVCTMSSASNHQPVLMPVAQRGAQDDCNKFTVGGNNNNNNNNNNGGNNNNNGQNNNGQNNNGQNNNGQNNNGQQNNNNNNNNQGQNQGQNGGNRRGKQNGGGRGGAGAGRGAFPGQFPGQFPGQPPQFPGFANPGSATTQSQTGNPNAQESSNANAPGQDGDAASNSDASATPSVDPAAAAPTQGGGPLGNGNNGSGQNGNGNSSGSEKGGATSNAIGGVAAPAVLDSGDSSRPFSVNGNSFVSKASAVQRACDIQRNGCLDAFNGGRLNGGSTAACDSQVQACIQELS; from the exons ATGCAGATTCAAAAGCTcgttgccgccctcgcgggCGTGGCTGTCGTTGCCGAGGCCTCGGTTGCTTTCCTCGACTCGCCCTTGAGCGCTGCGCTGGCCAAGCGTCAACAGCGAGGCggaaacaacaacaataacaacaacaacaataacaataACAATGGTggaaacaacaacaacaacaacaacctctGCTTGCAACAGAACGCGGTGCAGGAGGGTTCAGCGCAGGCCGGACAGCCCAACGCGGAACAGGCCAACTCAGCCAC TGACCAAGCCAACTTCATCAACTTCTGCTCTGGCGAGACTCTCACAAATGGTGAACAGAAGACGGGAGGTTCTTGCAACGGCATTCCCATGGGGAAGATCCCCTCTCAAAACCGGATGGTCTCTACCATCATCCAGAATCCCCCTCACAACGGCAATATCGAGGCCAACCAGGACTTTGACGTCGAACTGAACGTCCAAAACCTGCAAGCCGGCTCCTTCACTGACGCTCAGTCCACCTACTACTCGGCTCCTCAGGACCTTAACGGCGGAGGCCAGATCATCGGTCACGTTCACGTTACCGTGCAGGATATGGGCGGCTCCCTTACGCCCAACCAACCCCTGGACGCATCCAAgttcgtcttcttcaaggGAATCaatgatgacggcgatggaaACGGCAACCTCAAGGCCACTGTCACCGGAGGTCTCCCGGCCGGAAACTACCGTGTCTGCACCATGTCCAGTGCTTCTAACCATCAGCCTGTCCTAATGCCCGTCGCCCAACGTGGTGCCCAGGACGACTGCAACAAATTCACTGTTGgaggcaacaacaacaacaataacaacaacaacaacggtggaaacaataacaacaatGGTCAGAACAACAACGGTCAGAACAACAATGGCCAGAACAATAATGGTCAGAACAACAATGGCCAGCAGA acaacaataacaacaacaacaaccaggGACAGAACCAGGGCCAGA ACGGAGGGAACCGTAGAGGTAAgcagaacggcggcggccgcggcggtgctggtgcGGGGCGTGGCGCATTCCCTGGTCAATTCCCTGGTCAATTCCCTGGCCAGCCCCCTCAATTCCCTGGATTCGCAAACCCTGGATCGGCCACAACACAATCCCAGACTGGAAATCCAAATGCACAGGAATCCTCAAATGCTAACGCACCCGGCCAGGACGGGGACGCCGCCAGTAACTCGGACGCGTCGGCGACTCCATCGGTAGacccggcggcagcggcgccgacTCAAGGCGGAGGCCCCTTGGGCAATGGCAACAACGGATCTGGACAGAATGGCAACGGTAACTCTTCTGGATCTGAAAAGGGAGGCGCGACCTCGAATGCTATCGGCGGAGTCGCGGCCCCGGCGGTCTTGGACTCTGGCGATAGCAGCCGACCCTTCTCCGTCAACGGCAACTCGTTCGTCTCCAAGGCTAGTGCTGTGCAGCGTGCCTGCGACATTCAACGGAACGGCTGTCTCGATGCTTTCAACGGTGGACGTCTAAATGGGGGTTCCACGGCCGCCTGTGATAGCCAGGTCCAAGCCTGCATCCAGGAGCTCTCATAA
- a CDS encoding Glycosyl hydrolase family 17 produces MHLASVIAATLAAAPGLTLASGSLGFALGAKQPDGQCKYQADYEADFRAIRDASGSSVVRIYAADQCNTAQQILPAAKKEDFQVILGIWPDTAESYAADKAAILRHTPGYEAQVYAITVGSESLYRGNFTGVQLADMIKDMKASTPHFRVGTADSWNKYQDGTADAVIKQADILLANAFSYWQGQTRDNATACFFDSIMQAFGRIQSVSGSTNKPELWVGETGWPSDGARYQKAVPGHDNAQAFYGESVCGMVNWGFNVFFFEAFDEPWKPHAIGKDGSEAPETHWGGMKADRTAKYSLKC; encoded by the exons ATGCATCTCGCGTCAGTGATCGCCGCCACCCTGGCGGCAGCCCCTGGCCTGACTCTGGCTTCCGGTTCTCTGGGCTTCGCCCTCGGTGCGAAGCAGCCAGATGGCCAATGCAAGTATCAGGCGGACTACGAAGCGGACTTCAGAGCCATTCGCGATGCCTCGGGCAGCAGCGTCGTGCGCATCTATGCCGCCGATCAGTGCAACACGGCCCAGCAGATCCTCCCCGCcgcgaagaaggaggactTCCAAGTGATCCTAGGCATCTG GCCCGATACGGCGGAGTCGTACGCAGCCGACAAAGCTGCAATCCTCCGCCATACCCCCGGCTACGAGGCCCAGGTCTACGCCATCACCGTCGGCTCCGAATCCTTGTATCGTGGAAACTTCACGGGCGTCCAACTCGCAGACATGATCAAAGACATGAAGGCGTCGACACCTCACTTCAGGGTCGGCACGGCGGACAGCTGGAACAAGTACCAAGACGGCACGGCCGATGCTGTCATCAAACAGGCTGACATTCTGCTCGCCAACGCTTTCTCGTACTGGCAAGGCCAGACGCGCGACAACGCCACTGCCTGTTTCTTCGACTCCATTATGCAGGCGTTCGGGCGCATCCAGAGCGTCAGCGGATCGACCAACAAGCCCGAGCTGTGGGTGGGCGAGACTG GCTGGCCCAGCGACGGCGCAAGGTACCAGAAGGCCGTCCCCGGACATGACAACGCTCAAGCTTTCTACGGCGAGAGTGTCTGCGGCATGGTCAACTGGGGCTTCaacgtcttcttctttgAGGCGTTTGACGAGCCCTGGAAGCCCCATGCCATCGGCAAGGACGGCAGCGAAGCGCCCGAGACTCACTGGGGCGGAATGAAGGCCGACCGCACCGCCAAGTATTCGCTGAAGTGTTAA
- a CDS encoding Eukaryotic aspartyl protease, whose product MAARLLPLAALVASVSAVSVPLEETKTKTSPGVLSLPVYQDIRIHPLENLRRRQVTDTDAPVLNVTSTTYLIELMIGTPGQDTKVAIDTGSSELWVNPNCVNAGSNAQTQSCRANGQYNPEDSSSATITSQTGSITYGKGKVILQYVNDNIAIPGSDIALRRTYFGYATDSIDLNRGILGLSFGEAVNNTGYRTVVDEMKAQNVIESLTMGIALGTKDEKTGSGLISFGGVDTKKYSGNLHTAPILPPQNGENLYRYWVQLDSVGLSKSGSNAKTYSNSKFPVFFDTGATLSYLPSALVDQLGSDLGGRLDSSVNMYVVPCNSRGTIDFKFGDYTMKVPLSEFIWQVSSSDCVLGADKATDGAYLLGDSFLRSTYVVFDQETPALHFAPYVNCGTNLQKIPLGDNAAARFTGECQAGSNNGGGGGGGDSSGNDENAAGRSTAANIWIATGALLAVQVFMSFL is encoded by the exons ATGGCAGCCCGCCTGTTGCCTCTCGCTGCTCTCGTAGCGAGCGTGTCCGCGGTCTCGGTTCCCCTCGAagagacgaagacgaagacgagtCCCGGCGTCCTCTCGCTGCCTGTTTATCAGGACATCAGAATTCATCCATTGGAGAATTTGAGGAGACGACAAGTAACAGACACGGATGCCCCGGTTCTCAATGTAACATCGACAACCTACTTGATTGAGC TCATGATCGGCACTCCCGGCCAAGACACCAAGGTCGCCATCGACACCGGATCCTCCGAGCTTTGGGTCAACCCCAACTGCGTCAATGCCGGCAGTAACGCCCAGACACAGTCCTGCAGAGCCAACGGCCAGTACAACCCGGAAGATTCGTCATCCGCGACGATTACTAGCCAGACGGGCAGCATCACGTATGGCAAAGGGAAGGTCATTTTGCAATACGTGAACGATAATATCGCCATTCCCGGCAGCG ACATTGCGCTGCGGAGAACCTACTTCGGTTATGCCACTGACAGTATCGACCTTAACAGGGGTATTCTCGGTCTCAGCTTCGGCGAGGCCGTGAACAACACTGGCTACCGTACCGTTGTTGATGAGATGAAGGCACAGAACGTCATCGAGTCACTGACTATGGGCATTGCGCTCGGAaccaaggacgagaagacgggTAGCGGCCTCATCTCTTTCGGTGGTGTCGACACCAAGAAGTATAGCGGCAATCTGCACACTGCGCCCATCCTTCCGCCTCAGAACGGTGAGAACTTGTATAG ATACTGGGTTCAACTCGACTCGGTTGGTTTGAGCAAATCCGGCAGTAACGCCAAGACATACTCCAACTCCAAATTTCCCGTCTTCTTCGATACTGGAGCCACCCTCAGCTATCTCCCATCGGCCTTGGTCGATCAACTCGGAAGTGACCTGGGCGGTCGCCTCGACTCTTCGGTTAACATGTACGTTGTGCCGTGCAACTCCCGGGGCACGATCGACTTCAAGTTTGGCGACTATACGATGAAGGTGCCCTTGTCTGAGTTCATCTGGCAAGTGAGCAGTAGCGATTGCGTCCTCGGTGCAGACAAGGCCACGGACGGCGCCTATCTTCTTGGCGACTCATTCCTCCGTTCGACATATGTCGTTTTCGACCAAGAGACACCTGCTCTTCACTTCGCCCCCTACGTCAACTGCGGTACCAATCTGCAAAAGATTCCCCTTGGCGACAACGCGGCCGCCCGCTTCACTGGCGAATGCCAGGCCGGCTCtaacaacggcggcggcggcggcggcggtgataGCTCCGGTAACGATGAGAACGCTGCTGGCCGCTCCACTGCTGCCAACATTTGGATTGCAACCGGCGCTCTGTTGGCTGTCCAAGTCTTCATGTCCTTTCTTTAA